A single window of Candidatus Neomarinimicrobiota bacterium DNA harbors:
- a CDS encoding DUF6122 family protein codes for MREVLHIIAHFAVPALAAPGLVKWLDLPKKWGYYWYLMIATMLIDLDHLFADPIFDPNRCSIGFHPLHTVWAIGVYLILLFPTKTRVVGIGLLIHIALDAIDCTMM; via the coding sequence ATGCGTGAAGTACTGCACATAATTGCTCATTTTGCCGTTCCGGCGCTCGCTGCTCCAGGACTGGTCAAATGGTTGGACCTACCTAAAAAATGGGGCTATTACTGGTACCTGATGATCGCTACCATGCTCATTGATCTGGATCATCTATTCGCAGATCCAATTTTTGATCCAAACCGCTGTAGTATCGGATTTCATCCTTTGCACACGGTCTGGGCAATTGGTGTGTATCTCATCCTGTTGTTCCCGACAAAAACACGAGTAGTAGGCATCGGTCTGTTAATTCATATTGCACTGGATGCCATTGATTGCACGATGATGTGA
- a CDS encoding heavy metal-associated domain-containing protein, whose protein sequence is MDKHVFTVNNMTCNGCVASIQQGLEADARIKSINIKLSKQLVTVEGDLTSEEAAEVIRNAGYQPEVGASKKGFLGNLFSS, encoded by the coding sequence TTGGATAAACATGTATTTACTGTAAATAATATGACTTGTAATGGTTGCGTTGCCAGTATTCAACAGGGTTTGGAGGCGGATGCCAGGATTAAGTCAATCAACATTAAGCTGTCAAAACAGCTGGTCACCGTGGAAGGTGATCTAACCAGCGAGGAAGCAGCCGAAGTGATCCGGAATGCGGGTTATCAACCCGAAGTTGGCGCAAGCAAAAAAGGTTTTCTCGGAAATCTGTTCTCCAGCTGA
- a CDS encoding TMEM165/GDT1 family protein, with translation MKAVWLAFGAIFIAELGDKTQLAILAMTGRGYSAWAVFIGSMLAFAVLTGIAVLIGDWVQTRIPAETISKIAGASFVTIGVLMWFGKI, from the coding sequence ATGAAGGCAGTCTGGTTGGCTTTTGGAGCCATATTCATAGCGGAGCTGGGTGATAAAACCCAGTTGGCAATCCTGGCAATGACGGGCCGGGGCTACTCAGCCTGGGCAGTGTTTATCGGTTCCATGCTCGCTTTTGCGGTATTGACTGGAATTGCTGTTCTCATCGGAGATTGGGTTCAGACGCGGATTCCCGCTGAGACCATCTCGAAAATTGCTGGCGCCAGTTTTGTCACAATAGGTGTTTTGATGTGGTTTGGGAAGATATAA